A region from the Plutella xylostella chromosome 6, ilPluXylo3.1, whole genome shotgun sequence genome encodes:
- the LOC105384898 gene encoding protein CREG1 codes for MKGALALVFSLFLLAESKYRSDHWSRANEISSHRPDKYGSDPPDHKELIPMARYVLHNSDWASIATISVLPAISGFPFTNVKSIVDGSLANSTGVPYFYMSPLDFTARDLAQNSRVTVLVSLEESGYCLKKSWDPEDPRCTRLMLSGKMKRVKEGTPEYIFAKAALFERHPSMADFPPDHNWFVAKLKIVQIAMVDWFGGAKYIPVRDYLAYNYTGTEVLDRHNHLLRATTEVEA; via the exons ATGAAGGGGGCACTTGCATTAGTTTTTTCTTTATTCTTGCTGGCTGAAAGTAAATACAGGAGCGACCATTGGTCCAGAGCTAATGAGATATCCAGCCATCGCCCGGACAAGTATGGCAGTGACCCACCGGACCACAAGGAACTCATTCCTATGGCTAGATATGTGCTACATAATTCtg ACTGGGCCTCAATAGCCACTATATCGGTGTTGCCAGCTATATCCGGGTTCCCGTTTACCAACGTGAAGTCGATCGTGGACGGCTCGCTGGCCAACTCGACCGGAGTCCCCTACTTCTACATGTCGCCCTTGGATTTCACCGCACGCGATCTCGCG CAAAACAGCAGAGTCACGGTTCTGGTGTCTCTTGAAGAGTCCGGCTACTGCTTGAAGAAGTCGTGGGACCCCGAGGACCCGCGCTGCACGCGACTCATGCTGTCAGGGAAGATGAAGAGG GTAAAGGAAGGTACTCCAGAGTACATATTCGCTAAAGCCGCCTTGTTCGAGCGACACCCGTCTATGGCCGACTTCCCACCAG ACCACAACTGGTTCGTGGCCAAGCTGAAGATAGTCCAGATAGCCATGGTGGACTGGTTCGGGGGAGCCAAGTACATACCTGTCCGGGACTACCTCGCCTACAACTACACCGGGACTGAGGTGTTGGACCGACACAACCACTTGCTCAGGGCTACTACTGAAGTAGAGGCTTAA